From the genome of Malus sylvestris chromosome 6, drMalSylv7.2, whole genome shotgun sequence, one region includes:
- the LOC126625290 gene encoding uncharacterized protein LOC126625290 isoform X1: MEAVDLSFPVDVAAVPKFLGVESLVRAAVKEIEPCDSDRVSVRVSAYAEACSSSLRDKEVTNAVSTSEYESTKLGDLMSQRKNQGEESSRHLHGRGKNGFLLDTGAESVQLEKPGKVSKLVSLSSKRPRVDRLEDPTSFAAEVDGIKDMSLKLGPLLTKCGSSDKTQLVKPKNNFTSKRGEKRNIKLPAKTKQDSFSIKPGLASFSSAAGGNNFYGVHGLKSDNHDVTKLVDDVPLNELLDGTYKCPSLSRGKGKKPANVNDSFLHAVKKACSTLQQPRSVQPQLTAEVESNSDRVMSPWPLSTTSVVASGVDGDKGEPFITDLSSCNEDSHRKPVAPVNPLDLPLCEPKYVMERLALPPHKDLESLLSDAAKPASSSKNTPDPCSGKQISRRASLPSFPWSHTSYGHCRSSSDAAKQSISRGTCQGRWLRIDKNILSSLGNATDNLTDLESLTYDQSLVPSARLKVSSSQNKISPSISVSLSRCQRDSLSNTTPSNDSYIPQESEGKLNHSGDCNDENCPKVLSAAQTLCDMATRTSRKNPDGIIRWPKKPSQKAMKARKLKSIEKSEEAYGTSVAVSGSDNPRRSVDQMLPPKKPKLSLIDDNRDFTNFSSVRKGTITWSTPRSSRSSPSRSVKESVVDIKHSTADVVKHSYMMPPPARVLEKTSNKREKQGKLLTTEWNKGRDRLD; the protein is encoded by the exons ATGGAAGCGGTGGACTTGAGTTTTCCGGTGGATGTTGCCGCGGTGCCAAAGTTTCTGGGGGTGGAGTCGCTTGTGAGAGCTGCAGTCAAGGAGATTGAGCCTTGTGATTCGGACCGCGTTTCCGTTCGTGTTAGCGCGTACGCTGAGGCTTGCAGTTCGTCTTTGAGGGATAAAG AGGTAACGAATGCGGTTAGTACTTCAGAGTATGAATCAACTAAGCTCGGTGATCTGATGAGCCAGCGCAAGAATCAGGGTGAAGAATCGTCCAGGCACCTACATGGCAGGGGCAAAAATGGTTTTTTGTTGGATACTGGTGCTGAAAGCGTACAGTTAGAAAAACCAGGAAAGGTGTCAAAATTGGTTAGTTTGTCATCTAAGAGACCACGTGTTGATCGATTGGAAGATCCAACGAGCTTTGCTGCTGAAGTTGATGGGATAAAGGATATGTCATTGAAGCTTGGACCGTTACTTACAAAGTGTGGTTCTTCAG ATAAGACTCAATTGGTGAAACCAAAGAATAACTTTACAAGCAAGCGAGGTGAAAAGAGAAATATCAAACTTCCTGCAAAGACTAAACAAGATTCCTTCTCTATAAAGCCGGGTTTGGCAAGCTTCAGTTCAGCTGCTGGTGGAAACAACTTTTATG GAGTACATGGCCTTAAGTCAGATAATCATGATGTTACAAAGCTGGTAGATGATGTGCCACTAAATGAGCTCCTTGATGGGACATACAAGTGTCCTAGTTTAAGCAGGGGAAAAGGGAAGAAACCAGCGAATGTAAACGATAGTTTTCTGCATGCAGTTAAAAAGGCTTGTTCTACCCTTCAGCAGCCGAGGTCTGTCCAGCCCCAACTTACTGCTGAGGTAGAAAGCAATTCTGACAGGGTAATGTCACCATGGCCGTTAAGCACGACTTCTGTTGTAGCTTCTGGTGTCGATGGTGATAAAGGAGAACCATTCATCACAGATTTGTCTTCATGTAATGAG GATTCTCATAGAAAGCCCGTAGCTCCTGTTAATCCCCTTGATTTGCCATTGTGTGAACCTAAGTACGTTATGGAACGCTTGGCCCTTCCTCCACACAAGGATTTGGAATCTTTGCTTTCGGATGCTGCAAAACCTGCTTCATCTTCCAAAAATACTCCCGATCCATGTTCAGGCAAGCAAATATCTCGCCGAGCAAGCTTGCCTTCTTTTCCATGGTCACATACTTCTTATGGACACTGTAGATCCAGTTCTGATGCAGCCAAACAGTCCATAAGCAGGGGCACATGCCAAGGTCGATGGCTAAGAATAGACAAAAATATTCTTAGTTCATTGGGGAATGCCACTGATAATTTGACAGACTTGGAGTCACTAACCTATGATCAGAGTCTAGTTCCTTCCGCAAGACTAAAAGTTTCTAGTtcccaaaataaaatttccccaTCCATATCTGTTAGTCTTTCTCGATGTCAGCGAGATTCATTATCTAATACGACACCTTCGAATGATTCCTACATTCCACAAG AATCTGAAGGCAAGCTGAATCATTCAGGAGACTGTAATG ATGAGAATTGTCCAAAAGTATTAAGTGCTGCTCAAACACTCTGTGACATGGCAACTCGTACCTCTAGGAAAAATCCAGATGGAATCATAAGATGGCCAAAGAAGCCTTCACAAAAAGCCATGAAAGCTCGGAAGTTGAAATCAATTGAGAAATCTGAAGAAGCATATGGGACATCAGTTGCGGTATCTGGGTCCGACAATCCCAGGAGAAGCGTGGATCAGATGCTGCCCCCAAAGAAGCCCAAGCTCTCTTTGATTGATGATAATAGGGATTTCACTAATTTTAGTTCTGTAAGGAAAGGAACAATAACTTGGTCTACGCCTAGATCAAGTAGGTCATCGCCTAGCAGGTCTGTTAAGGAGTCAGTTGTGGATATTAAACATTCAACTGCAGATGTCGTGAAGCATTCTTATATGATGCCACCACCAGCTCGGGTTCTGGAAAAGACTTCAAACAAACGAGAGAAGCAAGGGAAGTTGTTGACAACGGAATGGAACAAAGGAAGGGATCGGCTAGATTGA
- the LOC126625290 gene encoding uncharacterized protein LOC126625290 isoform X2: MEAVDLSFPVDVAAVPKFLGVESLVRAAVKEIEPCDSDRVSVRVSAYAEACSSSLRDKEYESTKLGDLMSQRKNQGEESSRHLHGRGKNGFLLDTGAESVQLEKPGKVSKLVSLSSKRPRVDRLEDPTSFAAEVDGIKDMSLKLGPLLTKCGSSDKTQLVKPKNNFTSKRGEKRNIKLPAKTKQDSFSIKPGLASFSSAAGGNNFYGVHGLKSDNHDVTKLVDDVPLNELLDGTYKCPSLSRGKGKKPANVNDSFLHAVKKACSTLQQPRSVQPQLTAEVESNSDRVMSPWPLSTTSVVASGVDGDKGEPFITDLSSCNEDSHRKPVAPVNPLDLPLCEPKYVMERLALPPHKDLESLLSDAAKPASSSKNTPDPCSGKQISRRASLPSFPWSHTSYGHCRSSSDAAKQSISRGTCQGRWLRIDKNILSSLGNATDNLTDLESLTYDQSLVPSARLKVSSSQNKISPSISVSLSRCQRDSLSNTTPSNDSYIPQESEGKLNHSGDCNDENCPKVLSAAQTLCDMATRTSRKNPDGIIRWPKKPSQKAMKARKLKSIEKSEEAYGTSVAVSGSDNPRRSVDQMLPPKKPKLSLIDDNRDFTNFSSVRKGTITWSTPRSSRSSPSRSVKESVVDIKHSTADVVKHSYMMPPPARVLEKTSNKREKQGKLLTTEWNKGRDRLD; this comes from the exons ATGGAAGCGGTGGACTTGAGTTTTCCGGTGGATGTTGCCGCGGTGCCAAAGTTTCTGGGGGTGGAGTCGCTTGTGAGAGCTGCAGTCAAGGAGATTGAGCCTTGTGATTCGGACCGCGTTTCCGTTCGTGTTAGCGCGTACGCTGAGGCTTGCAGTTCGTCTTTGAGGGATAAAG AGTATGAATCAACTAAGCTCGGTGATCTGATGAGCCAGCGCAAGAATCAGGGTGAAGAATCGTCCAGGCACCTACATGGCAGGGGCAAAAATGGTTTTTTGTTGGATACTGGTGCTGAAAGCGTACAGTTAGAAAAACCAGGAAAGGTGTCAAAATTGGTTAGTTTGTCATCTAAGAGACCACGTGTTGATCGATTGGAAGATCCAACGAGCTTTGCTGCTGAAGTTGATGGGATAAAGGATATGTCATTGAAGCTTGGACCGTTACTTACAAAGTGTGGTTCTTCAG ATAAGACTCAATTGGTGAAACCAAAGAATAACTTTACAAGCAAGCGAGGTGAAAAGAGAAATATCAAACTTCCTGCAAAGACTAAACAAGATTCCTTCTCTATAAAGCCGGGTTTGGCAAGCTTCAGTTCAGCTGCTGGTGGAAACAACTTTTATG GAGTACATGGCCTTAAGTCAGATAATCATGATGTTACAAAGCTGGTAGATGATGTGCCACTAAATGAGCTCCTTGATGGGACATACAAGTGTCCTAGTTTAAGCAGGGGAAAAGGGAAGAAACCAGCGAATGTAAACGATAGTTTTCTGCATGCAGTTAAAAAGGCTTGTTCTACCCTTCAGCAGCCGAGGTCTGTCCAGCCCCAACTTACTGCTGAGGTAGAAAGCAATTCTGACAGGGTAATGTCACCATGGCCGTTAAGCACGACTTCTGTTGTAGCTTCTGGTGTCGATGGTGATAAAGGAGAACCATTCATCACAGATTTGTCTTCATGTAATGAG GATTCTCATAGAAAGCCCGTAGCTCCTGTTAATCCCCTTGATTTGCCATTGTGTGAACCTAAGTACGTTATGGAACGCTTGGCCCTTCCTCCACACAAGGATTTGGAATCTTTGCTTTCGGATGCTGCAAAACCTGCTTCATCTTCCAAAAATACTCCCGATCCATGTTCAGGCAAGCAAATATCTCGCCGAGCAAGCTTGCCTTCTTTTCCATGGTCACATACTTCTTATGGACACTGTAGATCCAGTTCTGATGCAGCCAAACAGTCCATAAGCAGGGGCACATGCCAAGGTCGATGGCTAAGAATAGACAAAAATATTCTTAGTTCATTGGGGAATGCCACTGATAATTTGACAGACTTGGAGTCACTAACCTATGATCAGAGTCTAGTTCCTTCCGCAAGACTAAAAGTTTCTAGTtcccaaaataaaatttccccaTCCATATCTGTTAGTCTTTCTCGATGTCAGCGAGATTCATTATCTAATACGACACCTTCGAATGATTCCTACATTCCACAAG AATCTGAAGGCAAGCTGAATCATTCAGGAGACTGTAATG ATGAGAATTGTCCAAAAGTATTAAGTGCTGCTCAAACACTCTGTGACATGGCAACTCGTACCTCTAGGAAAAATCCAGATGGAATCATAAGATGGCCAAAGAAGCCTTCACAAAAAGCCATGAAAGCTCGGAAGTTGAAATCAATTGAGAAATCTGAAGAAGCATATGGGACATCAGTTGCGGTATCTGGGTCCGACAATCCCAGGAGAAGCGTGGATCAGATGCTGCCCCCAAAGAAGCCCAAGCTCTCTTTGATTGATGATAATAGGGATTTCACTAATTTTAGTTCTGTAAGGAAAGGAACAATAACTTGGTCTACGCCTAGATCAAGTAGGTCATCGCCTAGCAGGTCTGTTAAGGAGTCAGTTGTGGATATTAAACATTCAACTGCAGATGTCGTGAAGCATTCTTATATGATGCCACCACCAGCTCGGGTTCTGGAAAAGACTTCAAACAAACGAGAGAAGCAAGGGAAGTTGTTGACAACGGAATGGAACAAAGGAAGGGATCGGCTAGATTGA